In Eublepharis macularius isolate TG4126 chromosome 4, MPM_Emac_v1.0, whole genome shotgun sequence, the following are encoded in one genomic region:
- the ARF3 gene encoding ADP-ribosylation factor 3, whose translation MGNIFGNLLKSLIGKKEMRILMVGLDAAGKTTILYKLKLGEIVTTIPTIGFNVETVEYKNISFTVWDVGGQDKIRPLWRHYFQNTQGLIFVVDSNDRERVNEAREELMRMLAEDELRDAVLLVFANKQDLPNAMNAAEITDKLGLHSLRHRNWYIQATCATSGDGLYEGLDWLANQLKNKK comes from the exons ATGGGGAACATTTTTGGCAACCTGCTGAAGAGCCTGATCGGCAAGAAGGAGATGCGCATTCTTATGGTGGGGCTGGATGCTGCCGGGAAGACCACTATTCTCTACAAGCTCAAACTGGGAGAGATTGTCACCACCATCCCAACTATTG gGTTCAACGTGGAAACAGTGGAGTACAAGAACATCAGCTTCACTGTGTGGGATGTGGGTGGCCAGGACAAGATACGGCCTCTGTGGCGGCACTACTTCCAGAATACCCAGG GTCTGATCTTTGTGGTGGACAGCAATGATCGGGAGCGAGTGAACGAGGCGCGTGAGGAGTTGATGCGGATGCTGGCCGAGGATGAACTGCGGGATGCCGTTCTCCTTGTCTTTGCTAACAAGCAG GACCTCCCCAATGCCATGAATGCGGCAGAAATCACAGACAAGCTGGGCCTGCACTCGCTGCGCCACCGCAACTGGTACATCCAGGCCACCTGCGCCACAAGTGGAGACGGCCTCTATGAAGGCTTGGATTGGTTGGCTAACCAGCTGAAGAACAAGaaatga